The following DNA comes from Croceicoccus sp. YJ47.
GCGAGCGCGCCATCGGCAATCGCCTCGTCGAGCGGCATCCCGTTCTCGAGGCGCTGCCGGATCGCGGTCATCATGACGAGACCGTTGAGCACCGCCACGCCGGAAAGCGCGATAAAGCCGACCGCTGCCGACACCGAGAATGGCAAGCCTCGCAGCGCCAGAGCGAACACCCCGCCAGCCAAGGCCATGGGAATGGCACTGAACACGGCAAGCGCTGGAACCCATCCACCCAAAGCCATGAACAGCAAGAGGAGAACCAGAGCGAAGGCAATCGGGACGACGATGGTGAGCCGCGCCTGCGCTTCCTGCAGGTTCTGATACTGTCCGCCCCATTCGATGAAGGAGGCCGGCGGCATATCGACGCCGGTCGAAACCCTTTCCTGCGCTTCCTCAACAAAGGAGCCGAGATCGCGCTCGCGTACGTTGGCCGAGACGATCACAAGCCTTCGGCCCTGCTCTCGCCGAACCTCGGCAAGGCCATCGACGACCTGAAAATCGGCCAATGTCCGCAAAGGAACGGTGACCCCGTTTTCAAGCACGATCGGGAGCGCGCCGAGCTGGTCGAAATCGTCGCGCGTAGCATCCTCGAGGCGCACGACAACATCGAAACGGCGATCGCCCTCGAACACCAGTCCTGCTGGCCGCCCGCCGAGCGCGATAGCAACCGACTGTGCCACTTCCTCGACGGTCAGACCATAGCGCGCGATGGTCGGGCGATCGAAGGCGATGTCCAGCGTAGGAAAGCCGGTCACCTGCTGCACCTTCACGTCCGCGGCGCCTTCGACACCTCCAAGCACGCCCGCGACCTCGCCCGCAGCTTCGGTGAGCGCAGTGAGGTCATCGCCGTAGAGCTTGACCGCGACATCGCCGCGCACACCGGCGATCAGCTCGTTGAAGCGCAGCTCGATAGGCTGGCTGAACTCGTAGAGATTGCCGATGAGGCCTCCGAGCGCGCTTTCCATTTCACCAACAAGCTCATCTTTCGGCAAATCGGGATCGGGCCATTCGTCGCGAGGCTTCAGGATGACATAAGCGTCCGAAGCATTGGGGGGCATTGGATCGCTGGCGACTTCGGCCGTGCCCGTCCGTGAGAACACAAGATCAACTTGGGGAAACTCTTCGAGCCGGTCTTCGACCCGCCGCTGCATCGCCAGCGAGCGTTCGAGCGATGTCGAGGGGATGCGCAAGGATTGCACCGCGATGTCGCGTTCATCGAGCTGCGGGGTGAACTCGCTGCCCAGAAAGCCGAACACAAAAACCGCTACTGTGAAGAGACCAACCCCGGCACCAATCATCGGCCAGGGCCGCGCAATGACCTTGCGCACGGCGGGACCGTAGCGCTCTTTGGCCCAGCGAATGGGCTTCACCTCCTTTTCGGTCAGCTTCTTGTTGAGCAGGACCGCAATCATCGCTGGCACGAAGGTCAATGAAAGAACGAAGGCCGAAGCCAGCGCGAGCAACATCGTGATCGCCATGGGCGAGAACGTCTTGCCCTCGACCCCGGTAAAGGTCAGCAGCGGCGCGAAGACGAGGAAGATAATCGCCTGACCGTAGACGGTCGGTTTGATCATTTCCTGCGCTGCGAGACGCGTTTCGGTCAGCCGCTCACCCAAGGTAAGCAAGCGTCCTTCGCGATGTTGCCGGGCCGCAAGCCGGGCGACGCTGTTCTCGACAATGATGACCGCACCATCGACGATCAGCCCGAAGTCGAGCGCGCCCAGGCTCATCAGATTACCTGAGACACCAAGCCGGTTCATCCCCACCGCTGCCATCAGCATCGAAACGGGAATGACCAGTGCGGTGATTATGGCGGCGCGGATATTGCCGAGCAAGAGGAACAGGACGGCGATCACGAGCAATGCGCCTTCGAGCAGGTTCTTTTCGACGGTGGAGATCGTCGCATCGACTAGTGAGGAACGATTGTAGACAATCTCAGCGACAACTCCGTCCGGAAGCGATGCGCGGACCTCTTCAAGTCTCTCGGCAGCACCAGCCGCAACGGTCCGGCTGTTCTCGCCCGCGCGCATCAACACGGTTCCCACCACCGCCTCTTCACCGTTCAGTGAAGCAGCACCGGTTCGCAGGTCGCCGCCGATCTCCACATCGGCCACATCGCCGATGCGGATGGGCACGCCCTCGCGGGTCGCAATGACGGCTTCTTCGATGTCGGCAATGCTGCCCAGCCTCGCGTCCACGCGGACAAGCAGGGCTTCGTCGGCACGATCGACGAAATTGGCGCCTGCCGCCAGATTGGCGGCTTCTAGAGCATCGATGAGTGAGTCGAATGACAGGCCATAGCCGGTGAGACGTGCCGGATCGGGCTGAACAAGGAATTGCTTTTCGAACCCGCCAATCGAGATCCACGCCGGCCACGCCGTCGATCGAGCGCATCAACGGCGCGACCACCCAATCCTGCACAGTGCGCAGATAGGCCGCCTTAGCCACCTCACTCTCGAGGCGGTCGCCGCGTTCGGTGATGAAGCTGCCATCGGACTGCCAGCCTGTGCGGCCACCAGTGGTCGCACCCTTGCCACCGGGATGCTCATACTCGATCGTATACATCAGCACTTCGCCAAGGCCGGTGGAGATCGGCCCCATGGTAGGCTCCGCTCCTTCGGGCAATGAAGCGCCAATCGGCGCGAGCCGTTCGTTCACCTGCTGCCGGGCGAAGTAGAGGTCGGTGCCCTCCTCGAAAATCGCGGTGACCTGGCTGAAGCCGTTGCGCGAAATCGATCGTGTCATCTCCAGGCCTTCGATCCCGGCAAGTCCGGTTTCGATGGGGAAGGTCACCTGCGTCTCGACCTGCGAAGGTGAGAGCGCGGCAGCGCTGGTGTTGATCTGGACCTGCGTGTTGGTGATGTCGGGAACCGCGTCGATCGGCAGGCGCACCAGATTGAACGCTCCGTAGATCGCTGCGAACACGGTCAGGACGATGATCGCCCAGCGGAAACGAACGGCGACATCGAGGATGACTCCGATCGGGCCGTGACGGTGGCTACCTTCGTCCGAAGACATGGGAGAAGATGCCGTGGTTTGATCAATGGCCATGTTCTGCGCCCTCCTTTTCGAGCTCGGACTTCAACAGGAAGGCATTGGCAGTCGCGATCCGCTGACCGGGCTCGAGCCCGGAGAGGATCGTCACCATTCCGGCAGACCGGCTGCCGATCTCGACCTCCCGAGCCTGAAATCCGCGTCGTGTCCGCACGAAGACAACATCGCGTCCTTCGAGCACCTGCACAGCATCTTCGGGTACCGCGATACGGCTCTGGTCCAATTCGCCCGAGGGGCGAATACGCGCCTGAAGGAACGATCCGGGCTGCAGACCGGGAACGGCGCGCGTCAAGGTAAGAACCGCTGTCGCGCTACGGCTCTCGGCATCGAGCGAAGGCGTTACCGACCGGACGCGAGCGCCGATCTCCCTTCCATCGCCGAGGATCAACGCAGCCTCGTCGCCAGGCTGGATGCGTGAAGCATCTTCGGAAGGCAGCGCAACCTCGATCTGCAAGCCGCTGGGATTGACCACGCTGTAAAGCTCCTCCCCGGCGTCGACGAACGAGCCGAGCACGATTGGAGCGGCGGTCACACGGCCCGAAAGCGGACTGGTGACAGCGAGCGAGCGTCCATCGCCGCTCACGCCTGCCGCGGCGACGGCCGCCTGCGACCGGTTCAGTTCGGAACGGGCAACGTCAAGATTGGCGCGCGCCGCTTCGAGATCCTGGCGTGCGGTCACGTTGGCTTCGAATAGCCGGCGCTCCCGTTCATAGGCCGCCGAAAGCTCGGTTACGCGGGCGCGGGCGGCACTAAGCTGGGAAGCGAGTGCAGCCGCATCGGCGCTTTCGATCCGAGCGACGGTCTCGCCCTGCCGGACATAATCGCCAAGCGTCTTGCCAACGCTGCGCACGACACCGGAAGCCCGTGCATCGATGCGTGCGCTGGCGGTCGGACTTGCCGCAACCGTTGCAGGAAATACGAGTTCGACAGCGGCACCCGTTTGCACCGCTGCGACCTCGATCTCGGCGGTGCGGATCTGCTCTTGCTCGATTAGCACGAGCCCCTCGGGCAGTTCTGTCTCTGCGACCTCTTCGTCCGCGTGGGTGTCGACCTGGCTGTCAGGCCAGAACATCAGCATCAAGGCCGAAACAAGTATGACAATTCCGGCGATGATCGCCAGTCTTTTGCGGTTCATTTTGGTATTCCTCATTGTGCGGCCAGCCTGATCAGTTCGGCGGCAGCTTGTCCCCGGTCTTCTTGCGCAGCAATCAACGCCTCGCGAATGGCATCGCGCGCTTCGGCTGCGCTCAACACTTCGATCAACGGAAAACGGCCATTGCGATAACCGATGCGGACGAGCCGAAGAGCCTCCTCGGCCTGGGGGAGTGATGTCGTGGAAAGCGTCTCGACGCGCGCTTCGGCAGCAAGATATTGCGATCGTGCGCGCGTCACGGCTTGCTCGAAATCGGCCAACGCTACAGCCTCGCGAGCATTGGCGGCGCGCAGCCTTGCTTCGGCTGCAGCGATATTGCCCTGATTACGATTCAAGAAGGGAAGCGGGATCGAGACACCGAGAAGAAAGGCACTGTCATTGCTTTCCTCGAAGCGTCGAACACCGGCGGAAACGACGGGATCGGGAATGCGCAGGCTGCGCTCACGATCGATCTCGGCGGCGGCGGCGGTGCTTTCCGCACGCGCCACTCGCAATTGCAGACCGCTTGCTGTCGCCATTACAGCACCGGGCGGTTCGATCCCGGGGAACCTGCTCGGAACAAGCGGCGGCGCCCCCTGATCGCCCCATAGCGAGGCGAGGGCCGTTCGGGCTGCAAGACTTGTCGCTTCGGCGGCCTGAAGTTCGGCTTGCGCTTCCGCCAAGGCCGCTTCGGCCCGAAGAGCACGGAGCGGGGGCTCGCGCCCGACTTCTACGAGGAGACCGGCAATGCGGGCGAGCTCTTCGTTTCGCTCAACCACATCGAGGGCCAGTTCGACGCGCGAGGCTGCTGCAGCCGCTGCGACATATCGCTCGCGGACGAGGTAGCCCAGCTCGACATCGGACAGGTCGGCGCGAAGGTTGGCGAGTTGCGCTTGCGCCCGGGCCGCTTCTACCCGGGCCCCTCGCTTGTTGCCGAGTTCGAGGCGCTGCCCCACCGCAAGCGTGTATTCGGTAGCCCGCAGTCCGGAAAAAGCGCCACTTCCGGCGATATTCTCGACCTCGAGCGAAATTTCGGGATCTGGCTCGGAGGCGTGCCTGCCCGACGAGCGAGCGAGCGGCATCCGCTTCGGCGCGCGGTCCCACCATACGCGGGTTCGCGGAGATTTCATCGACTTCGCCCGCTACGCCTGAGCGGCTCAGCGCGTCTTCAAGCGTCAGAAGCTCCTGCTCCTGCGCGGCCACGGACGTGGCTGTTGCGACGAGAAACAACCCTGCAATCAGGGTGTCTCGCCAATAAAAGGCTGACATTTTGGAAGAATTCCTCTGCTAACAATCGAACAAGCGCTGCACCGGGGCAGCGCAACGACGATTGTCAGGCGCGAGGAGGACGTTTCAGTCGGGTGCTGACATCCGAGACGGATGCCGCAACACGAGGCGCTGCAAGAATGACCGACGCAAGTGGAACCTGTTCGTTGTGGATTCCGCCAGCAAAACTCGCGCCGTGATGACAATGACCATGACCGCAAACGCCGTGTTGATCGGCTGGCACTTCGGGATCGCCCTGATCGCCGTCGACATCTGAGGTTCCCGATCCCTCGTCAGCTGCAATCCAAGCCGCCGCATCGCCCGGAGCCACTTCCGAGCCGCAGGCAGCTGCATCTGCCGCAGTCGCAAAGATCATCGCGACCAGCATGAGCAGGACGACGAGCGGGTTGAGGACAAGGCGGCGATAGCTGTAAGTCATGAATTTGGGCCGCCATTAGCAGAGACAAACCGAGCTGCCTAGTGCAATATTCTGTCAGCTTAGATCCATTATTGTGACACTATAACACAACACCAGTGCTCTTATATTGTTGAAGGAGGGCCCGGCGGGGGCGTAAAGTCAGGCGAATCTGCATCGGACTACAAGAGGCTCTTGGCCTACCGCACGAAGCAAGAACCAATTAGCGCGCCAGCGACATAATCGTCGCCGGCGCGTAGCAGATTCGACGTTTAGTCATATCGTTTTGGGATGCTTGCACCCAAGCTGCGCCGGTCAACGACGGTAATTCGCCGGGCCTTGGCGTCAATCACTAGACGCTCAAGAACGCCATTGCCGGGAAGCGCGATCACATAGCGCGGATTCATCTGGAGCATCTGCTCATTGCGCTTGAACCCGGCTCGTGCCCCCAGCCGTCTGTCGAGTGAAAACACCAATTGCTGTATATCGTGCCGTTCGGCCCAGCTGGCCGCAAGCCGATCAACGCCTTTGGTGTCGCCGCCGTGCACCAGGAACATGTCGGGCACATGATCATGTACCTTGTCGAGCGTTGACCAGACCTTGGAGGCGAAAGCCTTGGCGTCTTCCGCGGTGGCAAACGAAGACCGGCCACCGGAAAAGACGATTGGTGTGCCTTGCGGTGTATTGGCATCCTGGCGACGCTCAGCCCGCGCGCGCAGGAAATCGCGGGCGTCGACAACCGCAGAGGTCACTTTGCGCGAATGGTTCGAACGCGATCCGGTAAATGGCTTCCATGACGAACCGGTTTCATCGAGATAGAGCGATGCAGCGACCTCTCGCATCTGTTCAAACGCCATCATGCTGGCCTCGGCTGCCTGAGCGCGTTCGACCTGCTCATCGAGATTGCTTGAATGGACTTCAGATCCGTCAGCTGCGGCGAGGAGCGCCCGGACTTCATCGCTTGCCCGGTCGAGTTGATTAGACTTACGCGTGGCAGCCCGGTGAAACAGATTGACGAAGCCCCAGGCCACGTCTTCGGCGTCCGCTTCGAGCGATGTGCCCGAGAACATGACAAACATGTCGGACCAGATTGCAGCAAGCGTCTGCTCGACTGCTTCTTCACTTGGAAAATCGGACGGGTCGAAAGGTGCCAGCTTGATGGTCAGACCTGTAAGGTCGAGACCGGCGAGATGATGGGTAAAACTATCGTACATGGGTAAACCTCCTGATGTGTTCAGGCGGCAAAGCTTTCGAGAACGGAATGCCTCGCTCCTTGTCCGCCGGAGCCCGATCAGGGCCGGCTAGAGTGGGTTGGCGCACCGCGAAGCGGGAAACCTGCTAGGCAAGGCTGGCGCGGGCCACACGGGCCGCAGCCTTGCAGGTTGCGCCAGGCCACGGCCGGTCCAGGGCCTCTCCCGGCGGTCAGGCACGAGGCAGAGCGCAACTCCTTTGCCTGCAACAGCAGCGGGAATTGCACAAACGACTTGGTGTCAGCGAGCTGCCGCTTTCGAGACTTCTGCGGTGCGCGCCTCGATCCGCTCGAACACGGCTTCGCCATTGGAGAAGCTACCGATCTGGCGTAGCTCGCCAAACATCTGCGAGAACTTGCCCGAGACTTGCTCGAGCCATCGCTGTGCGCGGCCAGTTCTGGGGCGGCTATAATCTGCTTCCCAGTAGAAGCTGTCATCACGCTCGGCGAGCCAGATGGCCGCGAGGTCGCAATAGATGGAGATGCCGCAATCGGCATAGGCATTGCGAAGAAGGATCCGGTCTTCGCGCCCACGCCAGCCATCGTGAGGCACAAGTGAGGGAAAGACTTCGCGCGCGGTGCTGATGATATCCTCGACCTGGCATTCATATTCCCAGTCGAGGTCGCCCTCCTCTTTGTTCTCAATCAGGCGAAAGGCGACGATGGCCCCTATTGGGTAACTTACAGAACGTCCCATGATACGCCTCCCTTCACGCGGCTTCGGCGAGATCATCGCCGAATTCAGGGTCGCTGTGTTCGGCATGGCCGCCCAGGCGGAGTAACAGCGATGACGCTTCTTCAGCCTTGGCTGCGGCCGTCAGCATGGCTCTGTCGTCCGATCTCAGGAGCTTCAGCCAGTGCGAAATGTAGCTGGCATGATTGTCGAGATGGGTAACGGGCAGGCCCAGTTCGGCGCCCAGAATCGCCGATGAAAGCTCGGCTACGAGTTCTTCAGCTGCATAAGCTTCGCTACCGAAACGGTTCTTGAGATCACGATTGAGCCGGGACGAATGCCCAGTCCAGTGCGACAGCTCATGGGCAAGTGTCGCATAGTAATGGTCAAATCCCTCGAACAGCGTGGCAGGCGGCATGGTGATCCGGTCGCGGACGGGCTCGTAATAGGCTTCGCTGCCCCTATGACGCAGCTGCGCTTCGATCCGGGCAAAGAATGTATCGAGCTTATGCTGACGCCCGGCGGGTTCTACCGGCTCCATGAGCAGCGCGGGACTGTATATGGCGGGAAGGTCATCGCACTGGTCCGCATTGAAGATTGCGTAAGACTTGAGGACGCGGCGCGTCTCGGTGTCTTCGCCACCATCGGGCGTTTCGACTTCCTTGTCATAGGTCTTGTAGAAGATGGCGATGCTCGACTTCTCGCCTTTTCGCACCTGTCCGCCGAGTTTTGCGCACTGGCGGTAGGTCATCCAATAGGGCGAGGCGAAGCCTGATGCCTCGGCCATCATCCAAAGCCAGAATGTGTTCATGCCCCGGTACGGTGTGCCGCAGCTGCGCAACGGGCGGGATGTCGGAACTGCGCGCCAGGGTTTGACCCAGGGTTTGGTGCCCTGCTCGAGCTTTTCAATGATGGCGGCAGTAATGCGACCGGCTGGAGAAACTGAAGCAGTGCGGTGGGACTTGGTCATGAGAACTCTCCTGATTGCCGGGACGAGCATGCCTCGGCTCAGGAAGAGCAAAGCTCCCTCCTCTCTCCGCCTCTGAGACGGACGACATTCAGGTAAAACGCGAAAAGACGGTCCATCCCTGGTGGAATGGACCGCCCGCCGAGTGACCTGGACCTGTCAGGAGGGGTCAGGCAGCCTGCTCGGCAATTTTGTTCGCGGCCTCGTCCTCAGCCGGGTCCGCGGCTTCATCCTCGACCGGTTCCTCAGGGGAACCGAAGCGCATGATCTCGGGCACCCAAGCTCCCGCTCGCGTTTTCACATCGGCCTCGCCAATGAAATTGCCGGAGAAGATGCGCTCGGCTGCGCTCGCCAGTTCTGCCTTCTTCGAGCCTGCATAGCGGCTGACGAGTTCGGGGCCGCCTGCTGCATCGAGCGCTTCGAGCGTGCGTGCCTTGGCCACACGATCGAAATAGTTCGCCGCCGTCGGCCGCCACCAATGCGCGGTTTCGATCTCGAGCATCGACCCGAGGATTTCGTGCAGCGGTGCCGAGCGATCGCCTTCGCAGGCAAGGCTCGCGACCAGCGTGCGGGATACGACGTGGCCGAGCCAGGCCGAACGTGCTTCATCGCTCAATGCGCGGAAGCGTTCGAACCGCTCGACATCGGTCTCACCGGAGCGCCAGCTTTCGTCGAGCGAAGCGGCGAACTCGGCGAGCGCTGCGCTCGCTGGGGCGTCCTTCGCCTCGAAGCCGGCCACCGGTCCCGACGCTACCGAGCCGACCAGCGTCGATGCCTTCTTCGCGCGCCAGTCATGCCCATCGGCATCCGCGAGCGTGAAGACCATGAAGTCGAGCGCAAGCGCGGGATCGTTGGCCAGGTGGATCGCCAGGATATCGCGACGCTGCATCGCGAGCTCGTCGAGCAGACGCTGCGAAAGCGCCCCGCTCTTGCGCTTGGTATCAGCGCCAGCATCCACTGGTTCGACTGCTCCGTCATCAGCGTTGACGACTTCAACTTCGGTGTAGAATTGCGGCACCAATGCCGGTTCGCCATTCCGTGAAAGCACAAGGAACGCTCCAGCCTCTGCCTTAAGTTCGTCGGCAAGGACCGGCGGACGATCGTTGAGATCGCGCATCGCGCGGTCGATCGAGACCAGTTCTTCTTCCGCCTTGGCGATCTCGCCTTCGTCGCTGTCCTCATCCTCGAGGATGGCTGCCGTCCGGTCGTAGTCGGCTTCCAAGTCGCTGAGCTCGCGGGCCTCCTCTTCGGTCAGCGGAGCCGGTTCGCATGGAAGCCGGTTGAGGCCCTCGACGAGGTCGTGGCTAACATAGTTGCCAAGCGTGGGTCGCACCCAGGTAAGTCCGTGTTCTTCCGCGACCTTCTTCGCGGCATCACCCATCGCTTTCTGGGCCAGGTCTTCGAGGAGCGAGACATCGATCCAGCTTTCGCTGGCTTCGTCGTCGAAGAGTTCGCGT
Coding sequences within:
- a CDS encoding efflux RND transporter periplasmic adaptor subunit; this translates as MNRKRLAIIAGIVILVSALMLMFWPDSQVDTHADEEVAETELPEGLVLIEQEQIRTAEIEVAAVQTGAAVELVFPATVAASPTASARIDARASGVVRSVGKTLGDYVRQGETVARIESADAAALASQLSAARARVTELSAAYERERRLFEANVTARQDLEAARANLDVARSELNRSQAAVAAAGVSGDGRSLAVTSPLSGRVTAAPIVLGSFVDAGEELYSVVNPSGLQIEVALPSEDASRIQPGDEAALILGDGREIGARVRSVTPSLDAESRSATAVLTLTRAVPGLQPGSFLQARIRPSGELDQSRIAVPEDAVQVLEGRDVVFVRTRRGFQAREVEIGSRSAGMVTILSGLEPGQRIATANAFLLKSELEKEGAEHGH
- a CDS encoding TolC family protein, whose amino-acid sequence is MKSPRTRVWWDRAPKRMPLARSSGRHASEPDPEISLEVENIAGSGAFSGLRATEYTLAVGQRLELGNKRGARVEAARAQAQLANLRADLSDVELGYLVRERYVAAAAAASRVELALDVVERNEELARIAGLLVEVGREPPLRALRAEAALAEAQAELQAAEATSLAARTALASLWGDQGAPPLVPSRFPGIEPPGAVMATASGLQLRVARAESTAAAAEIDRERSLRIPDPVVSAGVRRFEESNDSAFLLGVSIPLPFLNRNQGNIAAAEARLRAANAREAVALADFEQAVTRARSQYLAAEARVETLSTTSLPQAEEALRLVRIGYRNGRFPLIEVLSAAEARDAIREALIAAQEDRGQAAAELIRLAAQ
- a CDS encoding DUF2493 domain-containing protein; translated protein: MYDSFTHHLAGLDLTGLTIKLAPFDPSDFPSEEAVEQTLAAIWSDMFVMFSGTSLEADAEDVAWGFVNLFHRAATRKSNQLDRASDEVRALLAAADGSEVHSSNLDEQVERAQAAEASMMAFEQMREVAASLYLDETGSSWKPFTGSRSNHSRKVTSAVVDARDFLRARAERRQDANTPQGTPIVFSGGRSSFATAEDAKAFASKVWSTLDKVHDHVPDMFLVHGGDTKGVDRLAASWAERHDIQQLVFSLDRRLGARAGFKRNEQMLQMNPRYVIALPGNGVLERLVIDAKARRITVVDRRSLGASIPKRYD
- a CDS encoding ArdC family protein, whose translation is MTKSHRTASVSPAGRITAAIIEKLEQGTKPWVKPWRAVPTSRPLRSCGTPYRGMNTFWLWMMAEASGFASPYWMTYRQCAKLGGQVRKGEKSSIAIFYKTYDKEVETPDGGEDTETRRVLKSYAIFNADQCDDLPAIYSPALLMEPVEPAGRQHKLDTFFARIEAQLRHRGSEAYYEPVRDRITMPPATLFEGFDHYYATLAHELSHWTGHSSRLNRDLKNRFGSEAYAAEELVAELSSAILGAELGLPVTHLDNHASYISHWLKLLRSDDRAMLTAAAKAEEASSLLLRLGGHAEHSDPEFGDDLAEAA
- a CDS encoding ParB/RepB/Spo0J family partition protein — its product is MIQSIPLKKLVQSPRNVRKSSDVLADLQLRADIAARGLLQNLVVRKAKRGKFEVEAGGRRLAQLQALAEEGTLPKNHEVTCLVIEGKESEVREASLAENFQRLAMNPADEAQAFAAIIEAGASTEDVARRFGLTVRFVEGRLRLAGLAPCVFEALAEGAITLDMAKAYGAISDIDRQAHVFAELQDAWYQVTPDTIRRMVLDATVRGSDPRAVLVGRDAYLAAGGRIERELFDDEASESWIDVSLLEDLAQKAMGDAAKKVAEEHGLTWVRPTLGNYVSHDLVEGLNRLPCEPAPLTEEEARELSDLEADYDRTAAILEDEDSDEGEIAKAEEELVSIDRAMRDLNDRPPVLADELKAEAGAFLVLSRNGEPALVPQFYTEVEVVNADDGAVEPVDAGADTKRKSGALSQRLLDELAMQRRDILAIHLANDPALALDFMVFTLADADGHDWRAKKASTLVGSVASGPVAGFEAKDAPASAALAEFAASLDESWRSGETDVERFERFRALSDEARSAWLGHVVSRTLVASLACEGDRSAPLHEILGSMLEIETAHWWRPTAANYFDRVAKARTLEALDAAGGPELVSRYAGSKKAELASAAERIFSGNFIGEADVKTRAGAWVPEIMRFGSPEEPVEDEAADPAEDEAANKIAEQAA